The Candidatus Glassbacteria bacterium genomic sequence AGTCCCTCGCTGACCAGCGCCAGCGACCGCCGCCCGCGAATCTGCACCAGCAGCAGCCACAGGCCGACCGCCAGAAACAGAACGTTGGGCGACCACATCGCCCAGAACGGGCTCAGCAGGTGACGGTCGGCAAGGGTTTCGCCGGCGATCAACAGCACCCAGTAAACCAGGAACACACTCATGCTGATTGCGATAGACACGCCGGCGCCGCCCTTGCGGCTGATTATCCCCAGCGGCACGCCCAGCAGCACGAACACTATCGAGGCGAACGGGATCGAGATTTTCTTCCACCATTCCACCTGGAGGCTGGAAATCCTGCGCTGGATATAACTCGCCTCCCTCAGCACCGCGGCCAGCCGGCTGCGCGGACTGTCGATATCCAGTCTCCTGCGGCCATTACCGGCGGAATCGGGCTCCGGATACTGCTGCGGGGCTTTATCCCAAGACGGTGGCGCTCCGCCGAACATCTTCCTCATCGCCACCACCGCCGAATCGCTCTCGGGGATCGAATCCGCCAGCGCGGCGGCTGTTCGCTGCAGGCTGTCGAGATTGACAAACCGCCCGGCGATCCGGTCCTGGAGCATCCGCATGGTCAGCTCGCGGTCGGTGCGGTAGCGGCGGCTGCGGCCGCGCTCCAGCACTCCGGAAACGTCGTCCAGGCGGATACGGTGCCGCTCGAAAAACATCCGCTGGAACTGCCCGGCGC encodes the following:
- a CDS encoding LptF/LptG family permease, coding for NHRYKSLLMDIAYIKPTVQLREGVVMDDFPGMGLLVNRIEEPDRSSKLNLTAPAQPPDEDSRKPADLFGIVITQTTDAGTRRTIVADSGSIRTELNRTDAVLTLYSGEIQEVDPHRAGQFQRMFFERHRIRLDDVSGVLERGRSRRYRTDRELTMRMLQDRIAGRFVNLDSLQRTAAALADSIPESDSAVVAMRKMFGGAPPSWDKAPQQYPEPDSAGNGRRRLDIDSPRSRLAAVLREASYIQRRISSLQVEWWKKISIPFASIVFVLLGVPLGIISRKGGAGVSIAISMSVFLVYWVLLIAGETLADRHLLSPFWAMWSPNVLFLAVGLWLLLVQIRGRRSLALVSEGLGLRSLLRMAGLAGGNEGKGESP